A single Luteolibacter rhizosphaerae DNA region contains:
- the gcvT gene encoding glycine cleavage system aminomethyltransferase GcvT, giving the protein MSTIQSTPLEALHVRLGARMVPFAGWNMPVQYTSIMDEHGAVRSTAGIFDISHMGQFIVSGPGALAWLNHMLANNVAKLEPGQGQYSFLLNKNGGVIDDLIVYRTGDESFFLVVNASMIDEDFNWMANHQPPEDVWFTNESAQWAGMAVQGPDSAAVFAKACPGQELPPRNGIVRFPIKGGEAVVCRTGYTGEDGFEFFCTAELGEAWFEKFIANGAKACGLGARDSLRLEMCYPLNGSDLSPERTPIEAGLGFFVDLDKGDFIGRETLARQKAEGPAERLVALEYTDKGAPPRSHYPLQDAAGQVISELSSGVLSPSLGKGIAMAYVPAALAKPGTELFVDVRGRLFPAKVVKKPFYKPAGQKA; this is encoded by the coding sequence GTGAGCACCATTCAGAGCACGCCCTTGGAGGCCCTCCACGTCCGTCTCGGCGCCCGCATGGTCCCCTTTGCTGGGTGGAACATGCCGGTGCAGTACACGTCGATCATGGACGAGCACGGCGCGGTGCGCAGCACGGCGGGGATCTTCGATATCTCGCACATGGGCCAATTCATCGTGAGCGGTCCGGGCGCGCTGGCATGGCTCAATCACATGCTGGCGAACAACGTCGCCAAGCTGGAGCCCGGCCAAGGCCAGTATTCTTTCCTGCTGAACAAGAATGGCGGCGTGATCGACGACCTCATTGTTTATCGCACTGGTGACGAGAGCTTCTTCCTGGTGGTGAACGCGTCGATGATCGACGAGGACTTCAACTGGATGGCCAATCATCAGCCGCCGGAGGATGTCTGGTTCACGAACGAGAGCGCCCAGTGGGCCGGCATGGCCGTGCAGGGTCCGGATTCGGCGGCGGTCTTCGCGAAGGCGTGCCCGGGTCAGGAACTGCCGCCGCGCAATGGCATCGTGCGCTTCCCGATCAAGGGCGGTGAGGCGGTGGTCTGCCGCACCGGCTACACCGGTGAGGATGGCTTCGAGTTCTTCTGCACCGCGGAACTGGGCGAGGCCTGGTTCGAGAAGTTCATCGCCAATGGCGCGAAGGCCTGCGGTCTCGGTGCGCGCGACAGCCTGCGCCTGGAGATGTGCTATCCGCTGAACGGGAGCGATCTCTCGCCGGAGCGCACGCCGATCGAGGCCGGCCTCGGCTTCTTCGTGGATCTGGATAAGGGCGACTTCATCGGCCGCGAGACGCTGGCACGGCAGAAGGCAGAAGGCCCGGCGGAGCGGCTCGTGGCGCTGGAGTACACCGACAAGGGCGCGCCGCCGCGCTCGCACTACCCGCTGCAGGATGCCGCCGGGCAGGTGATCTCCGAGCTCTCCAGCGGCGTGCTTTCGCCGAGCCTCGGCAAGGGCATCGCGATGGCTTATGTGCCCGCCGCGCTGGCGAAGCCTGGCACCGAGCTCTTCGTGGATGTGCGCGGCCGCCTGTTCCCGGCGAAGGTCGTGAAGAAACCGTTTTACAAGCCCGCAGGGCAGAAAGCATAA
- the trhA gene encoding PAQR family membrane homeostasis protein TrhA — translation MTLRTDRPRSPLCESHAEEMASMATHAIGTALAIAALVAMVLIANGEAYRTISAGVFGGTLILLYLSSTLYHATSCERRKPMLQALDHACIYLLIAGSYTPLTLVALRGPWGWSLFGIVWTMALGGVLLKTICRGKRDTWWSTALYIVMGWLAVIAWGPMVRALPPAGVAWMVAGGLCYTLGVIFFAWRKLRFNHAIWHLFVLAGSACHVIASAVYILR, via the coding sequence ATGACGCTCCGGACCGACCGTCCCCGCTCCCCGCTTTGCGAAAGTCATGCGGAAGAGATGGCCAGCATGGCCACGCACGCGATCGGCACCGCGCTCGCCATCGCCGCACTCGTGGCCATGGTCCTGATCGCAAACGGCGAAGCTTACCGCACGATCTCTGCCGGCGTCTTCGGCGGCACCTTGATCCTGCTCTATCTCTCGTCCACGCTTTATCACGCCACCTCCTGCGAACGTCGCAAGCCGATGCTCCAGGCCCTCGACCATGCCTGCATCTACTTGCTGATTGCCGGGTCCTACACTCCCCTCACCCTCGTCGCCCTGCGCGGGCCATGGGGCTGGTCGCTGTTCGGAATCGTGTGGACCATGGCCCTCGGCGGCGTACTGCTGAAGACCATCTGCCGCGGCAAGCGGGACACCTGGTGGTCCACCGCGCTCTACATCGTCATGGGCTGGCTAGCGGTCATCGCATGGGGACCCATGGTCCGGGCCCTGCCTCCCGCCGGCGTGGCATGGATGGTGGCAGGCGGCCTCTGCTACACCCTCGGCGTGATCTTCTTCGCTTGGCGCAAGCTCCGCTTCAACCACGCCATCTGGCACCTCTTCGTGCTCGCGGGCAGCGCCTGCCACGTGATCGCCAGCGCGGTCTATATCCTGCGCTAG
- a CDS encoding FmdB family zinc ribbon protein, with amino-acid sequence MPNYDYVCEKCGHRFEVFQSMNDAKLEDCPQEGCDGKVRRLLGTGAGLIFKGAGFYQTDYRSSSYKEGAKQDSKPAESAPAAPAPAAPAPAPAKSGD; translated from the coding sequence ATGCCGAATTACGATTACGTCTGCGAGAAGTGCGGTCACCGCTTCGAGGTCTTCCAGAGCATGAACGATGCAAAGCTGGAGGATTGCCCGCAGGAGGGCTGTGACGGGAAGGTGCGGCGCCTGCTCGGCACCGGTGCTGGCCTGATCTTCAAGGGCGCGGGCTTTTACCAGACCGACTACCGCTCCAGCTCCTACAAGGAAGGCGCGAAGCAGGACTCGAAGCCGGCGGAATCCGCCCCGGCGGCCCCGGCTCCGGCCGCACCCGCCCCGGCACCCGCGAAAAGCGGCGATTGA
- the gcvH gene encoding glycine cleavage system protein GcvH — protein sequence MNVPQNLRYNNSHEWVLLEGDIATIGISDHAQEELTDVVFVELPPVGKTVDVGDPTAVVESVKAASDIYAPVSGEVVEVNDAVEADPSLVNTDPYGKGWIFKLKIKDAAQLEKLLDATGYEALIG from the coding sequence ATGAACGTTCCGCAAAACCTCCGCTACAACAATTCGCACGAGTGGGTTCTCCTCGAAGGTGACATCGCCACCATCGGGATTTCCGATCACGCGCAGGAAGAACTTACCGACGTGGTGTTCGTCGAGCTGCCACCGGTCGGGAAGACCGTGGACGTGGGTGACCCGACCGCCGTGGTGGAATCCGTGAAGGCCGCCAGCGACATCTACGCGCCGGTCTCCGGTGAAGTGGTGGAAGTGAACGACGCGGTGGAGGCAGATCCTTCGCTGGTGAATACCGATCCCTACGGCAAGGGCTGGATCTTCAAGCTGAAGATCAAGGATGCCGCCCAGCTTGAGAAGCTGCTCGATGCCACCGGCTACGAGGCGCTGATCGGGTGA
- the rpoN gene encoding RNA polymerase factor sigma-54, with protein MADASLHQSLGQQQSLAPQMRRSLEILQANSMELQQLVQQALEINPVLEDVTESISLDENSPDPEEADSLSSLNETDDDWRDLEIMERRANPWSGDDEERREHLYNSIVAPETLQQHLSHQLDFSLVEPDVRNATRHLIGNLDPRGFLDLPARELASRLGIAKTTMEEAVKLLQSFDPPGIGASGIPESLLLQLERNGEGNSLEYRIVRDHLEELARKRYPQIARALGTSVERISEAASRIGRLTPNPGGDFDPTGNPYIQPDVVIEKVDDEFRARLTNEYMPKLRISDFYKDMLGKTNNDRKARHFLREQIREGRTLIRSLSLRQETILSIAEKLIEHQPAFLEKGPRHLRPLTMNEIADQIGLHATTISRAVAGKYVLTPHGLMEMRAFFAAGYQTADGTEVSNAGVREAIQDLIAKEDPGKPLSDDALAKQLKTQGIPVARRTVAKYREQLGILPSHLRKSFTS; from the coding sequence ATGGCCGATGCCTCGCTCCATCAATCTCTGGGACAGCAGCAGTCGCTGGCTCCTCAGATGCGGCGCAGTCTGGAGATTCTCCAGGCAAACTCGATGGAACTCCAGCAGCTGGTCCAACAGGCGCTGGAGATCAACCCGGTGCTCGAAGACGTCACCGAGTCCATCTCTCTCGACGAGAACTCTCCCGATCCCGAGGAAGCGGATTCCCTGTCGAGCTTGAACGAGACCGACGACGACTGGCGCGATCTCGAAATCATGGAGCGCCGCGCCAATCCATGGAGCGGTGACGACGAGGAACGCCGCGAGCACCTCTACAACTCCATCGTCGCGCCGGAAACCCTGCAGCAGCACCTCTCCCATCAACTCGATTTCTCGCTGGTGGAGCCGGATGTCCGGAACGCCACCCGCCACTTGATCGGCAACCTCGATCCCCGCGGCTTCCTCGACCTTCCCGCCCGCGAGCTCGCCTCGCGCCTCGGCATTGCGAAGACGACCATGGAGGAAGCGGTCAAGCTGCTCCAGAGCTTCGATCCCCCCGGCATCGGTGCCTCCGGCATCCCGGAGTCCCTGCTGCTCCAGCTTGAGCGCAATGGCGAGGGCAACAGCTTGGAGTACCGCATCGTCCGCGATCACCTCGAAGAACTTGCCCGCAAGCGCTACCCGCAGATCGCCCGTGCGCTGGGCACCAGCGTGGAGCGCATCTCGGAAGCCGCCTCACGCATCGGCCGCCTCACGCCGAATCCCGGCGGCGATTTCGATCCCACCGGCAATCCCTACATCCAGCCGGATGTGGTGATCGAGAAGGTGGACGACGAATTCCGCGCCCGTCTGACCAACGAGTACATGCCGAAGCTCCGCATCAGCGACTTCTACAAGGACATGCTCGGCAAGACGAACAACGACCGGAAGGCCCGCCACTTCCTGCGCGAGCAGATCCGCGAGGGGCGCACGCTCATCCGCTCGCTCTCGCTGCGCCAAGAAACGATCCTTTCGATCGCGGAGAAGCTCATCGAGCACCAGCCCGCCTTCCTCGAGAAAGGGCCGCGCCATCTGCGCCCGCTCACGATGAACGAGATCGCCGACCAGATCGGCCTGCACGCCACCACCATTTCCCGCGCGGTGGCAGGCAAGTATGTCCTCACGCCGCACGGCCTGATGGAAATGCGCGCCTTCTTCGCCGCCGGCTACCAAACCGCCGATGGCACCGAGGTTTCGAACGCCGGCGTGCGTGAGGCCATTCAGGATCTCATCGCGAAGGAAGACCCCGGCAAGCCACTCTCCGACGACGCGCTCGCCAAGCAGCTCAAGACGCAGGGCATCCCCGTCGCGCGCCGCACCGTGGCGAAATACCGCGAGCAGCTCGGCATCCTGCCGTCCCACCTGCGGAAGTCCTTCACGAGCTGA
- the mutM gene encoding bifunctional DNA-formamidopyrimidine glycosylase/DNA-(apurinic or apyrimidinic site) lyase, whose protein sequence is MPELPEVETTRRGVEPHVKGKRVRDVIVRHRGLRLPVSDTLDSITGARIGEVRRRSKYLIFDLGKQGSLLVHLGMSGSLRLRPPSEDFKKHDHVALTLESGQQLRFHDPRRFGIFLHLPEGDPMTHPLLEDLGPEPLEEDFSVETLVRAFAGKRIAIKVALMDAKVVVGVGNIYAGESLFRAGIKPATPANKVTKPRLRKLVAAIRAVLTESIEQGGTTLRDFLNSDGEPGYFAQRLFVYERKGEPCRVCGTPIKHAVMGQRSTYWCPKCQK, encoded by the coding sequence ATGCCGGAGCTGCCCGAAGTCGAAACCACCCGCCGCGGGGTCGAGCCCCATGTGAAGGGCAAGCGCGTCCGCGATGTGATCGTGCGCCACCGCGGACTCCGGCTTCCCGTTTCCGACACCCTCGATAGTATCACGGGCGCACGCATCGGCGAAGTACGACGCCGCTCGAAGTACCTCATCTTCGATCTCGGCAAGCAGGGATCCCTCTTGGTCCACCTCGGCATGTCCGGCAGCCTGCGCCTCCGCCCGCCATCGGAAGACTTCAAGAAGCACGATCACGTCGCCCTCACGCTCGAGTCCGGCCAGCAGCTTCGCTTCCACGATCCCCGCCGCTTCGGCATCTTCCTGCATCTGCCGGAAGGAGACCCGATGACACATCCGCTTCTGGAGGATCTCGGCCCCGAACCTTTGGAGGAGGACTTCAGCGTGGAAACCCTCGTCCGCGCTTTCGCGGGCAAACGCATCGCGATCAAGGTCGCCCTCATGGATGCGAAGGTGGTCGTCGGTGTCGGCAATATCTACGCCGGCGAATCGCTCTTCCGCGCCGGAATCAAACCGGCCACTCCCGCGAACAAGGTCACCAAGCCGCGCCTCAGGAAACTCGTCGCCGCCATCCGCGCCGTTCTAACAGAATCAATCGAGCAAGGCGGCACCACCCTGCGTGACTTCCTGAACTCCGACGGCGAGCCCGGCTACTTCGCCCAGCGCCTTTTCGTCTATGAGCGGAAGGGCGAACCCTGCCGCGTCTGCGGCACGCCGATCAAGCATGCCGTCATGGGCCAGCGCTCCACCTACTGGTGTCCCAAGTGCCAGAAGTAA